In the genome of uncultured Sphaerochaeta sp., the window GTGATGCCGTGCTGCTTCACATACCCCTTGATCTCGTCCTGCAGTCGCTCCCTCGTCTGTTCGTCAAGGCTGGCGAAAGGTTCGTCCAGCAACAGAAGCCCGGGTTTCCTGACCAAGCTCCGTGCCAATGCTACGCGTTGGCGCTCCCCACCGCTGAGTTCGGAGGGGTAGCTGTTCTTGCGATGGACAAGCCCTACCAGGGCAAGCAACGCTTGTGCATACTCCCCGCTTTCAGCGCCAAGGCCGAGCATGACGTTCTCCTCTACCTTCTTCCAAGGCAGGAGACGATCTTGCTGGAACATCAGCGAGCAGTTTGTACTCCCTCCCTCAATGGTGATGGAGCCTTGGTGCAAGGGGAGCAGTCCTGCTATGGCATAAAGCAGGCTGGTCTTTCCGCATCCGCTCTTGCCCACGATGCTGATCATCTCGCCTCGGTTGGCTGCCAATGAGAAGTGGGAGAACGCAGTGTGTGCCCCATAGCACACCTGGGCATCGCGGATGGCGAGCATCAGAGGCCTTCGGTGAAACTCCGGCCAAAAAAGCTCTCTGTGCCGAAGGCATAGGTCTGCTTGGTGACCGAAGCGGTCCAATCCATGATCTGCCTGACAAACTCGTCGCTGGGTAGCCGGGGTGCATGATAGGTGGGCAGCTGGATGAGGCTTTCAGCCTCAGCTGGGATGTTGGGAATGTGCTGCATGATCATGGAGCGGGCAAGACTGGGATCCTGTTCAATGTCCTTCACCGCCTGTGCGTAGGCACGATGGAAGGCGGTGAGGGCCTCCTGCTTCTCCTGCACTGCTGTTTCGGTGAAGGCGATGATGTTCAGGCTCTCTTGCGGAATCCCGGGGAAAAAGACCTTCTTCAGTCCTCTCATTGCCCCCACCGAGGCGAACGGCTCGGGGAAGATGCCTGCATCGAGCTGGCCGGAAGCCACTGCCTCAAGCCGTGCAGGAATTTCGTTGATGTATACCTTTTCCAGGCTGTGGTCTGCACCCAGATACTGCTCCACGAGGTAGTTGGTGACGCTGATCTCCATCGTACCCACCGATAGCGTTGGGCTGGTGAGTATCTCGCTCTTGGCAAGGAGGGGGAAGTCCCCATCGGTGGAAAGCGTGCCGACCAACTTGAAGTCACTGGCGCTTTGGGTGATGAGGGCGACCAGGTCGGTCATCGCCCCATCCACCTGTCCTGTCTGCAGGGCTGTCTGGCGGTTCTGTCCGTTGGTGAAGAGAATCAACTGGGCGTCGACTCCCTGCTCGGTGAAATATCCCTTTTCAAGGGCAAGATAGAAGGGTGCTGCATCGACAGCACTCATCATTCCGACTTTCAGGATGGGAAGGGTTTCTGCAGTCTCGGTTTTCTTGCAGCTGCCGAAAAGAAGAAGCAGGAGTGAAAGGAGCAGGGAAACAAGCAATCTTTTGCGCATAAGAGCCTCACAGTAGGGGAATCGTCCTACTGTACCATGGCTTGGGCAAAGGCTTCAATGCAATGTGCGAGGGGAGTTTTGCGAACGTTCCGCACGCATGGAAGAGACAGCCTCACTGAGCATGCTGAAATTCTGTTCAACTCCTTCACTGTCCGCTGTGTAGCTCCTCGTTTGCTCTGATCTGATGCCGATAGCGGAAGCTTGGGCGATGACATCGAGTCCGGCTCCGAGAAAGAGAAACTCCCATCCGCCTTCGGCTTGCCGCTTTTCGATCATACGCCTGACCTGTGCGAGGCTGTACTCGGTGCTGGAGTTCTCTTGGCCATCGGTGATGATGACCACCAGGACTTTCTCCGTTCTTTCTTGTTGGACGTTGCTTGCCAGCGTCCTTCCGATGGCATCGAGGAGGGCGGTGGAGCCTCCCACCTGATAGGTTTCTTCGGTCAGGTCCTCCACCTGGTGGATATCCACCCGCTGGTGGAGCACTTCGCAGCTATCGCTGAACAGCACCGTGGTGAGAAGGCAAGCAGAGTCCAAGGCCTTCTGCTTGGCAAGCAGGGCATTGAACCCTCCGATGGTATCGTGTTCCAGTCCGCACATCGACCCGCTCTTGTCAAGTATGAACATCAGCTGCGTTGAGATTTCGTTCATTGTGGCATCCTCCCTTGGTATAGGTTTGGAATACCACGCTCCCTGTCTTTCCAGGTCGCTTGGGAAGCGACATTTCAGCTTCCCAGCAGCGGTTGGTTGTACGTGAACAGCACCTCATTGATCTCAAAGACGTCATACACTTCCTTGGATAGGAAGAAGGTGATGATGCGGTCGAAAGTGGCGGCAGGACTGAGGGCGTAGCCGGCACAGGCGAGCAACATGTCTGTGGCTTCGAGATCAAGCTCAAGCCCGCATGCAAGTGCCAGAATGGTTCGCTTGCTGGGAAGATACCCGTTTCCGCTTCTGATCTTTGAGAAAAGCCTCCTGTCGAGGTTGGCCCGCTTATACACCTCAACTTCCGTTTTTCCCTGCTCCTTGATGAGTGCAAGCAGCAGTTCATCGAAGCTTTGCCTCTGATGGTGCAACAGCGCTTCCAGTTCCGGGTATGCCTCCTCGCACCGGATTGCACACAGCACTTCCACTGGCATCTCATGCTCCAGATACTGTTTCAGCGAAGCAAGATGCTCTTGCTTGGCAACCAGGGAGGCGCGATTGTACAAGACCAGATAGACCAGCAACTCCTCCTGCTTGAGAAAATCGGCGATGGCCAATCGGGCCACTTCAAGCGCTTCTTCCCTGGGATAGCCATAGATCCCGCTTGAGATGAGGGGAAATGCAATGCTTTCATACCCCGCTTGCAGGGCAAGATGCAGACTGTTTTGGTAACACTGTGTGAGGTTCTCCCGCTCCTGATGCTTGCCGTCCCGATAGAGGGGACCTGCAGTGTGGATCACTGCCTTGCAGGGCAGGGCAAAGCCCGCTGTCATGACCGCTTCAGATGGGGCGATTGGGGCCAAGGCCGCGCAGGCTTCTTGCATCAAGGCTGCTCCTGCTGCCTTGAAGATGGCCCCACAAACTCCCCCTCCCATGAGAAGGGAGGTATTCGCAGCATTGACGATAACCTCAACCTCAAGTTTGGTGATGTCCCCTTCGACCAAAAGAAATGGCATGGTCCCTCCTTGTCTACTATGCCAAAAGCGGAGTCACGTCCTGCAGCATCCTATGCATCAGGCCACACAAGTGGGCGATCAGCAGGTCGGGATTGGAGAAGTCAGGAAAAGATGGGTTCTGGCAACGTACAATGGCATCCTCACCTTTTGCCTCCTCCACCAACTCGTAAGGGGATGGGAGCTTTCCCCGTATCTGTTCCCGTACGTGTGCTTGGATGGAACGGTTGCGTCCTGCAAGCCACAGTTCGAAGGTTCCTCTGTCATGAAGATAAACCAGGGCAAGCTTGAGCTGGTGCTTTTTGAGACTGGGCGGGGTGATGGCGACATAGCTCATATCGAGATAGCCTGGATAGAGGGCGCTTACCTCGGAGTGGGGGAGTTGTTTCTGCATCTCCTTGCCGCAAGCAGTGAGGGTTTGGAGGATCAGCTTGTAGGCTTGTGAGAGGGGCGCCTTGCACGCCTGCGTGCAGAGGTTCACCAAGGTGCCTGGGGTAAGGCTCTTTCTGGCAACCACAAGCATCTCAAAATCCTTTTGGGTGAGTGCATGGTCCCTGCTGAAAGCGCCGAGATGGGAGCCGAAGAACTCAACAGTGGTGAATCCGAGGCCCGTCAGCAACGTCCTGATCTCCGGTGGCAGGTAGTATCGTTCGCTGGATGTGATGGTGTGCTCATTCCCATCATCATCGGTGAAGGTGGTGGTGTTGTGGTCACGCAGGGTCAACAGGTCAAAGCCGGTGCTGGTACATGTCGAACCTTCTTCTGATTTGGCATCCGCATAGAATGCATTCAGGTTCTGGGAGAGGGGAAAAAGACCGTTGAGGGTGGTGAGTACCAAAAGAGCGGTATCTTTCAATGCCCGAGCGATGGATTGGAGGATGGCAGCATTCTCCTCATCGCTTTCCATGAGGCAGAAGCCCCCTTCACA includes:
- a CDS encoding ABC transporter ATP-binding protein, translating into MLAIRDAQVCYGAHTAFSHFSLAANRGEMISIVGKSGCGKTSLLYAIAGLLPLHQGSITIEGGSTNCSLMFQQDRLLPWKKVEENVMLGLGAESGEYAQALLALVGLVHRKNSYPSELSGGERQRVALARSLVRKPGLLLLDEPFASLDEQTRERLQDEIKGYVKQHGITLLLVTHSIKEAVFMGERIIVMTPQGLSYETTNPYHKDEDIRSNTDAFSLEKELRLQLGGSL
- a CDS encoding ABC transporter substrate-binding protein — translated: MRKRLLVSLLLSLLLLLFGSCKKTETAETLPILKVGMMSAVDAAPFYLALEKGYFTEQGVDAQLILFTNGQNRQTALQTGQVDGAMTDLVALITQSASDFKLVGTLSTDGDFPLLAKSEILTSPTLSVGTMEISVTNYLVEQYLGADHSLEKVYINEIPARLEAVASGQLDAGIFPEPFASVGAMRGLKKVFFPGIPQESLNIIAFTETAVQEKQEALTAFHRAYAQAVKDIEQDPSLARSMIMQHIPNIPAEAESLIQLPTYHAPRLPSDEFVRQIMDWTASVTKQTYAFGTESFFGRSFTEGL
- a CDS encoding VWA domain-containing protein codes for the protein MNEISTQLMFILDKSGSMCGLEHDTIGGFNALLAKQKALDSACLLTTVLFSDSCEVLHQRVDIHQVEDLTEETYQVGGSTALLDAIGRTLASNVQQERTEKVLVVIITDGQENSSTEYSLAQVRRMIEKRQAEGGWEFLFLGAGLDVIAQASAIGIRSEQTRSYTADSEGVEQNFSMLSEAVSSMRAERSQNSPRTLH
- a CDS encoding macro domain-containing protein, encoding MPFLLVEGDITKLEVEVIVNAANTSLLMGGGVCGAIFKAAGAALMQEACAALAPIAPSEAVMTAGFALPCKAVIHTAGPLYRDGKHQERENLTQCYQNSLHLALQAGYESIAFPLISSGIYGYPREEALEVARLAIADFLKQEELLVYLVLYNRASLVAKQEHLASLKQYLEHEMPVEVLCAIRCEEAYPELEALLHHQRQSFDELLLALIKEQGKTEVEVYKRANLDRRLFSKIRSGNGYLPSKRTILALACGLELDLEATDMLLACAGYALSPAATFDRIITFFLSKEVYDVFEINEVLFTYNQPLLGS
- a CDS encoding methyltransferase domain-containing protein, whose amino-acid sequence is MSDPWYVQLFKNYAHSYENEPFTQGTVGECDFLEQELGYNKSLSILDVGCGTGRHTIELTKRGYRVTGIDLSENQLELARRHAAQEHLDISFLQADARDLPFQNEFDAAIMLCEGGFCLMESDEENAAILQSIARALKDTALLVLTTLNGLFPLSQNLNAFYADAKSEEGSTCTSTGFDLLTLRDHNTTTFTDDDGNEHTITSSERYYLPPEIRTLLTGLGFTTVEFFGSHLGAFSRDHALTQKDFEMLVVARKSLTPGTLVNLCTQACKAPLSQAYKLILQTLTACGKEMQKQLPHSEVSALYPGYLDMSYVAITPPSLKKHQLKLALVYLHDRGTFELWLAGRNRSIQAHVREQIRGKLPSPYELVEEAKGEDAIVRCQNPSFPDFSNPDLLIAHLCGLMHRMLQDVTPLLA